The Aggregatilinea lenta genome includes a region encoding these proteins:
- a CDS encoding acyl carrier protein, with the protein MASTQERVTDIIVELLGVDAEKVAPEARFREELEADSLDLVELIMAFEDEFGGEISDEEAQKIKTVGDAITYIDTQMLKS; encoded by the coding sequence ATGGCATCAACTCAGGAGCGGGTAACGGATATCATCGTTGAGCTGCTGGGTGTCGACGCGGAGAAAGTAGCGCCGGAAGCTCGTTTCCGTGAAGAACTTGAGGCCGATTCGCTCGACCTGGTCGAGCTGATCATGGCCTTTGAAGACGAGTTCGGTGGCGAAATTTCCGATGAGGAAGCCCAGAAGATCAAGACCGTAGGCGACGCCATCACCTACATCGACACCCAAATGCTGAAGAGCTAA
- a CDS encoding acyl-CoA thioesterase yields MAENVAAAKPVAESRVVLCMMMNPEHANALGNVHGGVITKLADEAGGLAAMRHARTPVVTVAIDSMTFEEPIYVGNMVTLTAELTYTGRTSMEVRVSVMAEDPLTGYTVHTNLAYLVYVAIDSQGRPHPVPPLRVETPEEQMRYARAKERQDQRKQRHQYEQAARQRTSRDET; encoded by the coding sequence ATGGCTGAAAACGTGGCTGCTGCGAAGCCCGTTGCCGAGTCGCGCGTAGTGCTCTGCATGATGATGAACCCGGAGCACGCCAACGCGCTGGGCAACGTGCACGGCGGCGTGATCACCAAGCTGGCAGATGAGGCGGGCGGGCTGGCTGCGATGCGTCACGCGCGCACGCCGGTGGTGACGGTCGCCATCGACTCGATGACCTTCGAGGAGCCGATCTACGTTGGCAACATGGTCACGCTGACCGCCGAACTGACCTACACCGGGCGCACGTCGATGGAGGTGCGCGTGTCGGTCATGGCCGAGGATCCGCTGACGGGCTATACGGTGCACACGAATCTGGCCTATCTCGTGTACGTCGCCATCGACAGCCAGGGCCGTCCGCATCCGGTCCCGCCGCTGCGGGTCGAGACGCCCGAAGAGCAGATGCGCTATGCGCGTGCCAAAGAGCGCCAGGATCAGCGCAAGCAACGCCACCAGTACGAGCAGGCTGCCCGGCAGCGCACATCGCGGGACGAGACGTAA
- a CDS encoding UDP-glucuronic acid decarboxylase family protein produces MRVLITGAAGFLGSHLCDRFLAEGHTVIGMDNLLTGKVDNIVHLAGRDDFSFIKHDVTNYIYIEGSVDAVLHFASPASPIDYLMYPIQTLKVGSLGTHNALGVAKAKGARFLIASTSEIYGDPLVHPQVETYVGNVDTIGPRGVYDEAKRFAEAITMAYHRAHGVDTRIVRIFNTYGPRMRLDDGRVVPNFIGQALRGEPLTIYGDGLQTRSFCFVSDLIEGIYRLLMSDYTDPVNIGNPNEMNMRELATLVNEMTQNPGGLVYQEDSRIKGDPQTRQPDITRAQTIMGWEPTITLDEGLRRTINYFRSHV; encoded by the coding sequence ATGCGCGTACTAATCACCGGGGCCGCCGGTTTTTTGGGGTCGCATCTGTGCGACCGCTTCCTGGCGGAAGGCCATACTGTCATCGGCATGGACAACCTGCTCACGGGCAAAGTGGATAACATCGTGCATCTGGCCGGGCGTGATGACTTCAGCTTCATCAAGCACGACGTCACGAACTACATCTACATCGAGGGTTCGGTGGATGCGGTGTTGCACTTCGCATCGCCCGCCAGCCCGATCGATTACCTGATGTACCCGATCCAGACCCTCAAGGTCGGGTCGTTGGGCACGCATAACGCGCTCGGTGTGGCGAAGGCCAAAGGCGCACGCTTCCTGATCGCCTCCACCTCGGAGATTTATGGCGATCCGCTGGTACACCCGCAGGTGGAAACCTATGTTGGGAACGTGGACACCATCGGCCCGCGCGGCGTGTACGACGAGGCGAAGCGCTTTGCCGAGGCGATTACGATGGCCTACCACCGCGCTCACGGTGTTGATACACGCATCGTGCGTATCTTCAACACGTACGGTCCGCGCATGCGTCTGGACGATGGCCGTGTAGTCCCGAACTTTATCGGGCAGGCGCTGCGCGGCGAGCCGCTGACGATCTATGGCGATGGCTTGCAGACGCGCAGCTTCTGCTTCGTCAGCGACCTGATCGAAGGCATCTACCGCCTGCTGATGAGCGATTACACCGACCCTGTCAACATCGGCAATCCCAACGAGATGAACATGCGCGAACTGGCGACGCTGGTCAATGAGATGACTCAAAATCCCGGAGGACTGGTGTATCAGGAAGACTCGCGCATCAAGGGCGATCCGCAGACGCGCCAGCCGGACATCACGCGCGCGCAGACGATCATGGGCTGGGAGCCGACCATCACCCTGGACGAAGGCCTGCGCCGCACCATCAACTACTTCAGGAGCCACGTCTAA
- a CDS encoding ATP-binding protein, whose translation MADQRPEPHDELERSRLLDMLSETVAGRILRTSAPDLGLAEHMPYPFLAMVGQTEMRTALLLSVINPAVGGVLLIGPRGTGKTTCVRSLTDLLPYVEVSLCPEGCLPFDVDAEGSPAVCPDCQRKLDAGEPISTYEPVRLIELPLNARLEDVVGGINERIAVQQSRVRLERGILARADQNLLYIDEVNLLDDPIVDAILDAAAQGSYTVRRGAMVGTYRSSFVLIGSMNPEEGRLRPQIMDRFGLRVPVQGLSDLAQRYEVYQRVRRYQTNRRKFVAEWASLTSAAHEEILFARELLKDTTLSEDAVEVGLALIQNLGIDSHRAEYVMFEAARAHAAADGRDVADVADIRRVAPMALRQRRSQFMTDYFNRQMEEDESIQTQIDALAGDSATD comes from the coding sequence ATGGCCGATCAACGCCCGGAACCGCACGACGAACTCGAACGCTCGCGCCTGCTGGACATGCTGAGCGAGACAGTTGCGGGGCGTATTCTGCGCACCTCTGCGCCCGACCTGGGGCTGGCGGAGCATATGCCGTATCCTTTCCTGGCTATGGTGGGGCAGACCGAGATGCGCACGGCGCTGTTGCTCTCCGTGATCAACCCGGCGGTGGGCGGCGTGTTGCTGATCGGCCCGCGCGGTACAGGTAAGACCACGTGCGTGCGCAGCCTGACCGATCTGCTGCCGTATGTCGAGGTCAGCTTATGCCCGGAAGGCTGCCTGCCGTTCGACGTGGATGCGGAAGGCAGCCCAGCGGTGTGCCCCGACTGCCAGCGCAAGCTGGACGCGGGCGAGCCGATCTCCACCTACGAGCCGGTGCGTCTGATCGAGTTGCCGCTGAACGCGCGCCTGGAAGACGTGGTGGGCGGCATCAACGAGCGCATCGCCGTGCAGCAGAGTCGGGTCCGGCTGGAGCGCGGCATCCTGGCACGCGCCGACCAGAATCTGCTCTACATCGACGAAGTGAATTTGCTCGACGACCCGATCGTGGACGCGATCCTCGACGCGGCGGCGCAGGGCAGCTACACGGTGCGTCGCGGCGCGATGGTTGGCACGTACCGCTCGAGCTTCGTGCTGATCGGCTCGATGAATCCCGAAGAGGGCCGTCTTCGCCCGCAGATCATGGACCGCTTTGGGCTGCGTGTGCCAGTGCAGGGCCTGTCCGACCTGGCACAGCGCTACGAGGTCTACCAGCGCGTGCGGCGCTACCAGACTAACCGGCGTAAGTTTGTCGCAGAGTGGGCGTCATTGACTTCTGCCGCACATGAGGAGATCCTCTTCGCGCGCGAGCTGCTCAAGGACACGACGCTGAGCGAAGACGCGGTCGAGGTCGGGCTGGCGCTGATCCAGAACCTGGGCATCGACTCGCACCGCGCCGAGTACGTGATGTTCGAGGCGGCGCGGGCGCATGCCGCCGCCGATGGGCGCGACGTCGCGGACGTCGCGGACATTCGTCGCGTGGCGCCGATGGCGCTGCGGCAGCGACGATCGCAGTTCATGACCGATTATTTCAACCGCCAGATGGAAGAGGACGAGAGCATCCAGACCCAGATCGACGCGCTGGCGGGCGACTCCGCAACAGATTGA
- a CDS encoding glycosyltransferase family 4 protein translates to MSTIGIDYTAAYEQGAGIGRYVRELVRALAAQDAVSAYRLFVAGAGRGDLPPAPGSNFDWRPTRITPLWFARLWHRAQIPLPVEAFTGRLDLYHATDFTLPPTLPGMRTLLTVHDLSFVRAPETSTPVLKAYLDKVVPRSVRRADHVLADSQATKDDLVALYGTPPEKITVLLSGVDVRFGPVEDADARRAARARYNIPDGPYIFSVGTVQPRKNYARLAEALATLGPRYADVRLVIAGGRGWLDSPIYHTIESLGLGERVLFTGFARDEDLPTLYSDAACVAYPSLYEGFGFPVLEAMACGTPVLTSTVSSIPEVAGDAALLVDPYDVDAIRTGLERLLDDETLRADLIARGLAQARRFTWERSAQHLIQIYRRLLD, encoded by the coding sequence ATGTCAACTATCGGGATCGACTATACCGCCGCCTACGAGCAGGGCGCGGGCATTGGCCGCTACGTGCGTGAGTTGGTGCGCGCGCTCGCGGCGCAAGATGCGGTCAGCGCCTACCGGCTGTTCGTCGCCGGGGCGGGGCGGGGCGACCTGCCACCTGCGCCGGGATCGAACTTCGACTGGCGGCCCACACGCATCACGCCGCTGTGGTTCGCTCGCTTGTGGCACCGCGCGCAGATCCCGCTGCCGGTGGAGGCGTTCACCGGGAGGCTGGACCTCTATCACGCGACCGACTTCACACTGCCGCCGACGCTGCCCGGCATGCGCACCCTGCTGACCGTGCACGACCTCTCGTTCGTGCGCGCGCCAGAAACGTCCACCCCCGTGCTGAAAGCGTATCTGGACAAGGTCGTGCCGCGCTCCGTGCGCCGCGCCGACCACGTCCTGGCCGATTCGCAGGCGACGAAGGATGATCTCGTCGCACTGTACGGCACGCCGCCGGAAAAAATCACGGTGCTGCTGAGCGGCGTGGACGTGCGCTTCGGGCCGGTCGAGGATGCAGACGCGCGGCGAGCGGCGCGGGCACGTTATAATATCCCTGACGGACCGTATATTTTTTCGGTCGGCACGGTCCAGCCGCGCAAGAACTATGCCCGGCTGGCGGAAGCGCTGGCCACGCTCGGTCCGCGCTACGCGGACGTGCGATTGGTGATCGCGGGCGGGCGCGGGTGGCTCGACAGCCCGATCTATCATACGATTGAGTCGTTGGGGTTGGGCGAGCGGGTGCTGTTTACCGGCTTTGCCCGCGACGAGGACCTGCCCACACTCTATTCGGACGCGGCGTGTGTGGCCTATCCGTCGCTCTACGAGGGCTTTGGCTTCCCGGTGCTGGAAGCGATGGCGTGCGGCACACCCGTGCTCACCTCGACCGTGTCGTCGATCCCGGAGGTGGCAGGTGATGCTGCGCTCCTGGTCGATCCGTACGACGTGGACGCGATCCGCACCGGTCTGGAGCGGCTGCTCGACGACGAGACGCTGCGCGCGGACCTGATCGCGCGCGGGCTGGCGCAGGCGCGGCGCTTCACCTGGGAGCGCTCGGCACAGCATCTGATCCAGATTTATCGCAGGTTGCTAGACTGA
- a CDS encoding GtrA family protein — protein MSTPALLPIQLLNRTILSISLRFGPKAKEVERFIKFAIVGVIGAVVDFGTLNLLQATILHPDAPHIDLKIGLATGIAFTSAVVSNFIWNRYWTYPDSRPQRLRNQIVQFFIVNAIGLAFRLWFVQAGVDPLGHAGVDVLRSLGALSGTVEAPLMRRIGTNFAQFIAVWIVMFWNFFVNRYWTYSDVE, from the coding sequence ATGAGCACACCGGCTCTACTGCCTATTCAACTGCTTAACCGGACCATTCTCAGCATCAGCCTGCGTTTTGGCCCAAAAGCGAAAGAAGTTGAGCGCTTCATTAAGTTTGCCATTGTTGGTGTTATCGGCGCGGTGGTAGACTTCGGGACACTGAACCTGCTGCAAGCGACGATTCTCCACCCCGATGCGCCGCACATTGACCTGAAGATCGGCCTTGCAACCGGGATCGCGTTTACGTCGGCAGTGGTCAGTAATTTCATCTGGAATCGCTACTGGACGTATCCAGACTCGCGACCGCAGCGGCTGCGCAACCAGATCGTGCAGTTCTTTATCGTGAATGCGATTGGGCTGGCGTTCCGGTTGTGGTTTGTGCAGGCGGGTGTGGACCCGTTGGGCCACGCCGGGGTCGATGTGCTGCGGTCGCTGGGCGCACTCTCCGGGACGGTCGAAGCGCCGCTGATGCGCCGCATCGGGACCAACTTCGCCCAGTTCATCGCGGTGTGGATCGTGATGTTCTGGAACTTCTTTGTGAACCGCTACTGGACCTACAGCGACGTGGAGTGA
- a CDS encoding O-antigen ligase family protein yields MKFKAFILIACAVLVLGSLVAAASAQQQHAIETRGWVNAAETSDLPVRLPLAGVNVELRQYGADELNDQLDKIEQAGFTWVRQPFLWQDIEPEQGQFEWEAYDALVEAVAAHPRLQIVTVLDGTPAWARHELAPDHPYAPPASVSQYADFARAVAERYGGTITQYQIWDEPNITSHWGNLDVRPALYVAMLREAYGAIHGADEDAQVIAAALAPTVETGPRNLSDVLYLRAMYELDAGPYFDAAAGKPYGFDSGPDDRRVDEDVLNFSRLILLREQMVSHGDGTKPLWGSNFGWNALPEGWSGPPSIWGSATADQQLQYTRDAYARALREWPWARGLILQHWDPAAPDDDPVQGFAVAPQIDRWTEAGVPPDPQALIPGLHAVQNPYTTYSENWQFSDLGADATIPDPDAVTPETENTITLTFEGDSLAIPVHRDDYMAYLFVTVDGEPANALPHDRDGNAFLLLTSPERAPETDLVTVADGLPFGVHTATIIQRPYNGDDRWPIAGYAVGSSPDTHTYNVWLIVAGIVGGLALLVGLVTAARLPWRRVRPPAPETLRRSLEWLLGLFVSFVALVGLLLTLNDAVPSLLRRDPPALILTLITAGIASLSPWFVVTLAALVILFVLIFNRPVLGAMLVIFWSAFFLSKLDLLFRAFATVEVYLVITALAVVARLVVEWAKARQAGRVARILPRLTALDWLALAWLVLGAISLAWAAQRSPAVHYFRVIMLEPVVFYAVLRLMRLEHRDLFWLSDAMVFTGLAVAVVGLYLYVTGQSVVEAEQGTRRLIGVYGSPNGVGLYLGRCLPFAAAYAVLPTTLWRRAFGAGSTTIMLLAVLLSQSRGAILLGLPAAAAAMILLWQGRRALLPLAGLAVAAVIALVLLSLALPRLGDLTGDTAFFRTRLWFSSLNLVRENPITGAGLDQFLYQYRSRYLLAEAWQEPNLSVPHNILLNYWVNLGVVGVLAGIAFQAAFWRGIVRLRRYVTDPALLALVLGLAGSMADMLGHGLVDVGYFSINLAFVFFLLLALLPHARQYARPVDPADE; encoded by the coding sequence ATGAAATTCAAAGCCTTCATTTTGATCGCCTGCGCCGTGCTGGTGCTGGGCAGCCTCGTTGCGGCTGCCTCCGCTCAGCAGCAGCACGCCATCGAGACGCGCGGCTGGGTCAATGCCGCCGAGACATCCGATCTTCCGGTCCGGCTGCCACTGGCGGGCGTGAACGTCGAGCTGCGGCAGTACGGCGCGGACGAACTCAACGACCAGCTTGACAAAATCGAGCAGGCCGGGTTTACGTGGGTTCGGCAACCGTTCCTGTGGCAGGATATCGAGCCGGAGCAGGGGCAGTTCGAGTGGGAAGCGTACGATGCGCTGGTGGAAGCGGTCGCGGCGCATCCCCGTTTACAGATCGTCACGGTGCTCGACGGCACGCCTGCCTGGGCGCGGCACGAGCTGGCCCCCGATCACCCTTATGCGCCGCCCGCCAGCGTGAGCCAGTACGCAGACTTTGCGCGGGCCGTCGCGGAGCGGTACGGCGGCACGATCACACAGTACCAGATCTGGGACGAGCCGAACATCACCTCGCATTGGGGCAACCTGGACGTGCGCCCGGCGCTGTACGTCGCCATGCTGCGCGAAGCGTACGGCGCGATTCACGGCGCGGACGAAGACGCGCAGGTGATCGCCGCCGCGCTCGCCCCGACGGTCGAGACGGGGCCGCGTAACCTGAGCGATGTGCTGTATCTGCGCGCGATGTACGAACTCGACGCGGGGCCGTACTTCGACGCGGCAGCGGGCAAACCGTACGGCTTCGACAGCGGGCCGGACGACCGGCGCGTGGACGAGGACGTGCTCAACTTCTCGCGGTTGATCTTGCTGCGTGAGCAGATGGTCAGCCACGGCGACGGCACGAAGCCGCTGTGGGGCAGTAATTTCGGCTGGAACGCGCTGCCGGAGGGATGGAGCGGCCCGCCGTCGATCTGGGGCAGCGCGACAGCGGATCAGCAGTTGCAGTACACGCGCGATGCTTACGCCCGCGCGTTGCGCGAATGGCCGTGGGCGAGGGGGCTGATCTTGCAGCACTGGGACCCAGCCGCGCCGGACGACGATCCGGTGCAGGGCTTCGCCGTCGCGCCGCAGATCGACCGCTGGACGGAGGCGGGTGTGCCCCCCGATCCGCAGGCGCTGATCCCGGGCCTACACGCGGTGCAGAACCCGTACACGACCTATTCCGAGAACTGGCAGTTCAGCGACCTGGGCGCGGACGCGACGATCCCCGATCCCGACGCGGTGACGCCGGAAACCGAAAACACGATCACCCTGACGTTCGAGGGCGACAGTCTGGCGATCCCGGTGCACCGGGACGATTACATGGCGTACCTGTTCGTGACGGTGGATGGTGAGCCGGCCAACGCACTGCCGCACGACCGGGACGGAAACGCCTTTCTGCTGCTGACTTCGCCGGAGCGCGCGCCGGAAACGGATCTCGTGACCGTGGCGGATGGGCTGCCCTTCGGCGTGCACACGGCCACGATCATCCAGCGGCCCTATAACGGGGACGACCGCTGGCCGATTGCCGGATACGCGGTGGGATCGTCGCCTGATACGCACACGTACAACGTGTGGCTGATCGTGGCAGGAATCGTCGGCGGGCTGGCGCTGCTGGTCGGGCTTGTGACGGCGGCGCGGCTGCCGTGGCGGCGGGTGCGTCCGCCTGCGCCGGAAACGTTGCGGCGCAGCCTGGAATGGCTGCTGGGCCTGTTCGTCTCGTTCGTGGCGCTGGTGGGCCTGCTGCTGACGCTCAACGACGCCGTGCCTTCGCTGCTGCGGCGCGATCCGCCCGCGCTGATCTTGACGCTGATCACGGCAGGCATTGCGTCGCTGTCGCCCTGGTTCGTGGTGACGCTGGCGGCGCTGGTCATCCTGTTCGTGCTGATTTTCAACCGCCCGGTGCTGGGCGCGATGCTGGTAATCTTCTGGTCGGCGTTTTTCCTGTCCAAGCTGGACCTGCTGTTCCGCGCGTTCGCCACGGTCGAAGTGTATCTTGTGATCACGGCGCTGGCGGTTGTCGCACGGCTGGTTGTCGAGTGGGCGAAAGCGCGGCAGGCCGGGCGCGTAGCACGCATTTTGCCCCGGCTGACGGCGCTGGATTGGCTCGCACTAGCGTGGTTGGTACTGGGCGCGATCTCGCTGGCCTGGGCGGCACAGCGCAGCCCGGCGGTGCACTACTTCCGCGTGATCATGCTGGAGCCGGTCGTGTTTTACGCTGTTCTGCGCCTGATGCGGCTGGAGCACCGTGACCTGTTCTGGCTGTCCGACGCGATGGTGTTCACCGGGCTGGCGGTGGCGGTGGTGGGGCTGTACCTCTATGTCACCGGGCAGTCGGTGGTCGAGGCGGAGCAAGGCACGCGCCGCCTGATCGGGGTCTACGGCTCGCCCAACGGGGTCGGGCTGTACCTGGGGCGCTGCCTGCCGTTCGCGGCAGCCTATGCCGTGCTGCCGACGACCCTCTGGCGGCGCGCGTTCGGGGCGGGGAGCACGACGATCATGCTGCTGGCGGTGCTGCTCAGTCAGAGCCGGGGCGCGATCCTGCTGGGGCTGCCTGCCGCTGCTGCGGCGATGATCCTACTGTGGCAGGGACGTCGTGCGCTGCTGCCGCTGGCCGGGTTGGCCGTTGCCGCCGTCATCGCGCTGGTGCTGCTGTCGCTGGCGCTGCCGCGGCTGGGTGACCTGACCGGGGACACGGCCTTTTTCCGCACGCGGTTGTGGTTCAGCTCACTGAATCTGGTCCGCGAGAATCCCATCACCGGGGCCGGGCTGGACCAGTTCCTATACCAGTACCGCAGCCGCTACCTGCTGGCGGAGGCGTGGCAGGAGCCGAATTTGTCCGTGCCGCATAATATTTTGCTGAACTACTGGGTGAATCTGGGCGTCGTGGGCGTGCTGGCCGGAATCGCGTTCCAGGCGGCGTTTTGGCGCGGGATCGTGCGTCTGCGGCGGTACGTGACCGATCCGGCGCTGCTGGCGCTGGTGTTGGGGCTGGCGGGCAGCATGGCGGATATGCTGGGGCACGGCTTGGTGGATGTGGGTTACTTCTCGATCAACTTGGCGTTCGTGTTTTTCCTGCTGCTGGCGCTGCTCCCGCACGCCCGGCAGTACGCACGTCCGGTTGACCCCGCCGATGAGTGA
- a CDS encoding macro domain-containing protein, translating to MQATVNDVVVVLAQGDITDLEVDAIVNAANSELILGAGVAGAIRRKGGPSIQAECLAIGYCEVGSAVITGGGNLKARHVIHAVGPRMGEGSEPGKLASAVRTSLDLAEENSLHSIAFPAISTGIFGYPLEACAEVMLRVILDYTYEDLESLEQVIVCLYDDRAFGIFEATFQQKLEEIESE from the coding sequence ATGCAGGCAACCGTAAACGATGTCGTGGTGGTGCTGGCACAGGGGGACATCACCGATCTGGAGGTGGACGCCATCGTCAACGCGGCCAACTCCGAGCTGATCCTGGGCGCGGGCGTCGCGGGCGCGATCCGCCGCAAGGGTGGGCCAAGCATCCAGGCGGAGTGCCTCGCCATTGGTTATTGTGAAGTGGGCAGTGCCGTGATCACGGGTGGCGGCAACCTGAAGGCGCGCCACGTGATCCACGCGGTCGGGCCGCGCATGGGCGAGGGCAGTGAGCCAGGCAAGCTCGCCAGCGCCGTGCGTACCAGCCTCGACTTGGCCGAAGAGAACAGCCTGCACAGCATCGCGTTCCCCGCCATCTCGACCGGCATCTTCGGTTACCCTCTCGAAGCTTGCGCGGAAGTCATGCTGCGCGTCATCCTCGACTACACCTACGAAGACCTGGAAAGTCTGGAGCAGGTGATCGTGTGCCTCTACGACGATCGCGCGTTCGGCATTTTTGAAGCCACATTCCAGCAGAAGTTGGAAGAAATCGAATCGGAGTAA
- a CDS encoding response regulator transcription factor, protein MPGHILVVDDDPLLCSLLEMALGREGYQTHVVYSGRAALEALDHEPFDLILLDIMMSDLNGFDVIRQLRSSPTLATIPVIFLTARVDAISQRIGMDAGAIEYLTKPITPDDLIARVKAALADRS, encoded by the coding sequence ATGCCGGGACATATCTTGGTCGTGGACGACGATCCGCTGCTGTGCAGCCTGCTGGAGATGGCGTTGGGCCGCGAAGGCTACCAGACGCACGTCGTCTATTCGGGCCGGGCCGCGCTTGAGGCGCTGGATCACGAGCCGTTCGACCTGATCCTGCTGGATATCATGATGTCCGATCTCAACGGATTCGACGTGATTCGCCAGCTTCGCTCATCGCCCACCCTTGCCACGATCCCCGTCATCTTCCTCACTGCCCGCGTGGATGCGATCAGCCAGCGGATTGGCATGGACGCGGGAGCGATCGAATACCTCACCAAGCCCATCACGCCGGACGATCTCATCGCCCGCGTGAAGGCGGCCCTCGCCGACCGCTCGTAA
- a CDS encoding O-antigen ligase family protein, producing MVRAARHGFDARKAAWLALALLVGLAAGTLPLPLVVAVLGAAAVGVALAVEPVLALALMLGIAPLKTLIQTESPLSLPVDAGQILFAVAFGLWLVTRVLYDHRRTLPRTRLFVPLAIIMLGFAPSLFVARSAGAWASEMVKWAEMGLLVAMVLEMGEQGRWRWIAFAAVLSAALQAIIGIYEYEGGSGAPHLWISNYMHFRAFGTFGQPNPFSAFMGLTAPLAFGLAWGHLTQAWAQSQTRSREHDAWLRPGLLAGMYAALGLLILGGLIVAWGRGAWLGFGAAAGVMVFFAPRRRLYAVVLLAAAVVLGAGLWLMHLVPPSIQARADNAVDEFVGFRDVRAMPVSDENFAIVERLAHWQAALNMARAHPWLGVGLGNYEAAYNDYRVPSWPRPLGHAHNDYLNLLAETGIVGLTAYLAGWVLIVVWTIRALRQQDPVLRGLVLGLLGVWAHLAVHSVVDKLYVNNLFLHIGVILGLLAVAWTYRAPSPEGARIAIEDGTGEY from the coding sequence ATGGTCCGCGCCGCCCGCCACGGCTTCGACGCCCGTAAGGCGGCGTGGCTCGCGCTGGCGCTGCTAGTCGGGCTGGCAGCCGGCACGCTGCCGCTGCCGCTCGTCGTGGCCGTGCTGGGCGCGGCGGCGGTCGGTGTGGCGCTGGCGGTCGAGCCGGTGCTGGCGCTAGCGCTGATGCTCGGCATCGCGCCGCTGAAAACGCTGATCCAGACCGAGTCGCCGCTGTCGCTGCCGGTGGATGCCGGGCAGATCCTGTTTGCCGTGGCATTCGGCTTGTGGCTCGTCACACGCGTGCTCTACGATCACCGGCGGACGCTGCCCCGCACGCGCCTGTTCGTGCCGCTGGCGATCATCATGCTCGGCTTCGCGCCGTCGCTGTTCGTGGCGCGCTCCGCCGGGGCGTGGGCCTCGGAGATGGTCAAGTGGGCCGAGATGGGACTGCTGGTGGCGATGGTGCTGGAGATGGGCGAGCAGGGCCGCTGGCGCTGGATCGCGTTCGCCGCCGTGCTGTCCGCCGCGCTGCAGGCGATCATCGGCATCTACGAGTACGAGGGTGGCTCCGGCGCGCCGCACCTGTGGATTTCCAACTACATGCACTTCCGCGCGTTCGGCACGTTTGGCCAACCGAACCCGTTCAGCGCGTTTATGGGGCTGACCGCGCCGCTGGCGTTCGGGCTGGCGTGGGGTCACCTGACGCAGGCGTGGGCGCAGTCGCAGACGCGATCCCGCGAGCATGACGCGTGGCTGCGGCCCGGTTTGTTGGCGGGGATGTATGCCGCACTGGGGCTGCTCATCCTGGGTGGGCTGATCGTCGCCTGGGGGCGTGGGGCGTGGCTGGGATTTGGCGCGGCTGCGGGGGTAATGGTATTCTTTGCTCCGCGTCGCCGCCTGTATGCGGTCGTATTGCTGGCTGCCGCTGTGGTGCTGGGTGCCGGACTGTGGTTAATGCACCTTGTGCCGCCGTCGATTCAAGCGCGCGCTGACAACGCGGTGGACGAATTTGTCGGCTTTCGCGATGTGCGCGCGATGCCGGTCAGCGACGAGAATTTTGCCATTGTCGAGCGGCTGGCGCACTGGCAGGCCGCGCTGAACATGGCGCGGGCGCATCCCTGGCTCGGCGTCGGGCTGGGTAACTACGAAGCGGCCTATAACGACTACCGGGTGCCAAGCTGGCCGCGTCCGCTGGGACACGCGCACAACGACTATCTCAACCTGCTGGCCGAAACGGGCATCGTCGGTTTGACGGCGTACCTGGCTGGCTGGGTTTTGATCGTGGTCTGGACCATTCGCGCGCTGCGCCAGCAGGACCCGGTACTGCGCGGTCTGGTGTTGGGATTGTTGGGCGTCTGGGCGCATCTGGCCGTCCACAGCGTGGTCGATAAGCTGTACGTGAATAACCTGTTTCTGCATATCGGTGTGATATTAGGACTGCTGGCGGTGGCCTGGACGTACCGGGCGCCGTCGCCAGAGGGAGCACGCATTGCAATCGAAGATGGGACAGGGGAGTATTGA